A stretch of the Bradyrhizobium sp. CCBAU 53351 genome encodes the following:
- the metF gene encoding methylenetetrahydrofolate reductase [NAD(P)H] — MTDLTTSARADGQDGHLKRPAISFEFFPPKTEEMERNLWETINRLAPLDPKFVSVTYGAGGSTRERTHSTIARILKETALLPAAHLTCVGASRGEIDEIVDRYHEVGVRHIVGLRGDPAGGIGTPYASHPDGYQSSAELVAGIKKRHADIEVSVSAYPEKHPEARDFDDDIDTLKAKVDAGATRAITQVFFDNDLYFRYLDRVRARGINIPIVPGIMPMHNFKQARNFVTRAGTTVPDWFAAKFEGLDEDAETRKLVAATVAAGQVQKLAKHGVDTFHFYTMNRADLVFAISHLLGIRAKSAQKAA; from the coding sequence ATGACCGATCTGACGACATCTGCCCGGGCCGACGGGCAAGACGGGCACCTGAAGCGGCCTGCGATCTCCTTCGAGTTCTTTCCGCCCAAGACGGAGGAGATGGAGCGCAATCTCTGGGAGACCATCAACCGGCTCGCCCCGCTCGACCCGAAATTCGTCTCGGTGACCTACGGCGCCGGCGGTTCGACCCGTGAGCGGACCCATTCGACCATCGCCCGCATCCTGAAGGAGACCGCACTGCTGCCGGCGGCGCATCTGACCTGCGTCGGCGCCTCGCGCGGCGAGATCGACGAGATCGTCGACCGCTATCACGAGGTCGGCGTCCGGCACATCGTGGGCCTGCGCGGCGACCCCGCCGGCGGCATCGGCACGCCCTATGCGAGCCATCCCGACGGCTATCAGAGCTCGGCCGAACTCGTCGCGGGGATCAAGAAGCGGCATGCCGACATCGAGGTGTCGGTCTCGGCCTATCCCGAGAAGCACCCCGAAGCGCGCGACTTCGATGATGATATCGACACGCTCAAGGCCAAGGTGGATGCGGGCGCGACGCGCGCGATCACCCAGGTGTTCTTCGATAACGACCTCTACTTCCGCTATCTCGATCGCGTCCGCGCCCGCGGCATCAACATCCCGATCGTGCCGGGCATCATGCCCATGCACAATTTCAAGCAGGCGCGCAATTTCGTCACCCGCGCCGGCACCACCGTGCCGGACTGGTTCGCCGCGAAATTCGAAGGCCTCGACGAGGATGCCGAGACGCGGAAACTGGTGGCCGCGACCGTCGCAGCCGGCCAGGTGCAGAAATTGGCAAAACACGGCGTCGACACCTTCCATTTCTACACCATGAACCGTGCCGATCTCGTGTTCGCGATCAGCCATTTGCTCGGCATTCGCGCCAAGAGCGCCCAGAAGGCTGCGTGA
- the metH gene encoding methionine synthase: MTVPVSAKRTALLNAARERILVLDGAMGTMIQNLQFDEAAFRGERFKNFHRDLRGNNDLLILTQPQAIEDIHAAYLRAGADIVATNTFSTTSIAQADYDLTDIVYEMAREGARLAGNAARRVEAEDGKPRFVAGAIGPTNRTASISPDVSNPGYRAVTFDDLRKSYGEQINGMLDGGVDLLLVETIFDTLNAKAALYAIAEITEARGIDMPVMVSGTITDKSGRLLSGQMPEAFWNSVRHAKPVTIGFNCALGAEDLRAHIADIGRVADTLVCAYPNAGLPNEFGQYDETPEYMARLVGEFARDGLVNIVGGCCGTTPEHIAAIAAAVAPHKPRIVPEIEPRLRLSGLEPFILTDAIPFVNVGERTNVTGSARFRKLITAGDYTAALQVARDQVENGAQIIDVNMDEGLLDSEAAMVTFLNLVAAEPDIARVPVMVDSSKFSVIEAGLKCVQGKPVVNSISMKEGEEKFIFEAKIARRHGAAVVVMAFDEVGQADTFARKTEICKRAYDILVNKVGFPPEDIIFDPNIFAIATGIEEHNNYGVDFIEATRWIRQNLPGAHISGGVSNLSFSFRGNEPVREAMHSVFLYHAIKAGMDMGIVNAGQMIVYDDIDAELRQVCEDVVLNRDPGASERLLALAEKFRGNKTQTKEADLAWREWPVEKRLSHSLVHGITEFIEQDTEEARKNSSRPLDVIEGPLMAGMNVVGDLFGDGKMFLPQVVKSARVMKQAVAWLMPFMEEEKARNLANGIGTEGSSSAGKIVLATVKGDVHDIGKNIVGIVLQCNNFEVIDLGVMVPAAKIVETVKAEKADIVGLSGLITPSLDEMAFFAGELQREGLKLPLLIGGATTSRVHTAVKIDPSYRAGPVVHVNDASRAVGVASSLLSPEKREAYAAEVRAEYAKISDAHLRAQADKKRLKLGAARANRVPVDFTANKPVKPTFLGIRSFDDYDLAELVDCIDWTPFFQTWELAGRFPAILDDAKVGEVARSLYDDARKMLDTIVREKWFRARATIGFWPANAEGDDIALYADESRTKKIATLHTLRQQLEKREGRFNAALADFVAPAGVPDYVGGFVVTAGIGEDAVADRFKMANDDYSSILCKALADRLAEAFAERMHARVRREFWAYAPDEALSTEDLILEKYQGIRPAPGYPAQPDHTEKATLFELLDAEATCGVKLTESFAMWPGSSVSGLYFANPASYYFGVGKIERDQVEDYAARKGMSVAETERWLAPVLNYIPSQQTDNTFAATAANDETSKDLASHPPGCTCAVHLVWQKKRAGAG; encoded by the coding sequence ATGACCGTACCCGTTTCCGCCAAACGAACTGCCCTCCTGAATGCCGCGCGCGAGCGTATTCTCGTGCTCGACGGTGCCATGGGCACGATGATTCAGAACCTGCAGTTCGACGAAGCCGCCTTCCGCGGCGAGCGCTTCAAGAATTTCCATCGCGATTTGCGCGGCAACAATGACCTGTTGATCCTGACCCAGCCGCAGGCGATCGAGGACATCCACGCGGCCTATTTGCGCGCCGGCGCCGACATCGTCGCGACCAACACCTTCTCGACCACCTCGATCGCGCAGGCCGATTACGACCTCACCGACATTGTTTATGAAATGGCGCGCGAAGGCGCCCGCCTCGCCGGCAATGCTGCTCGCCGCGTCGAGGCCGAGGACGGCAAGCCGCGCTTCGTCGCGGGCGCCATCGGCCCGACTAACCGCACCGCGTCGATCTCGCCTGATGTGTCCAATCCCGGCTATCGCGCCGTCACCTTCGACGATCTGCGCAAATCCTATGGCGAGCAGATCAACGGCATGCTCGACGGCGGCGTCGATCTGCTGCTGGTCGAGACCATTTTCGACACGCTGAACGCCAAGGCGGCGCTGTACGCGATCGCCGAGATCACCGAAGCGCGCGGCATCGACATGCCCGTGATGGTGTCGGGCACCATCACCGACAAGTCCGGTCGCCTGCTCTCGGGCCAGATGCCGGAGGCGTTCTGGAATTCGGTGCGGCACGCAAAACCCGTCACCATCGGCTTCAACTGCGCGCTCGGCGCCGAAGATCTGCGCGCGCATATCGCGGATATCGGCCGCGTCGCCGATACGCTCGTCTGCGCCTATCCGAACGCCGGCCTGCCCAACGAGTTCGGCCAGTATGACGAGACGCCGGAATACATGGCGCGCCTCGTCGGCGAATTCGCCCGCGACGGCCTCGTCAACATCGTCGGCGGCTGCTGCGGCACCACGCCGGAGCACATCGCAGCGATTGCCGCCGCCGTTGCCCCGCACAAGCCGCGCATCGTGCCGGAGATCGAACCGCGCTTGCGGCTGTCCGGCCTCGAGCCGTTCATCCTGACTGATGCGATCCCGTTCGTGAACGTCGGCGAGCGCACCAACGTCACCGGCTCCGCCCGCTTCCGCAAGCTGATCACCGCCGGCGACTACACCGCAGCGCTCCAGGTCGCACGCGACCAGGTCGAGAACGGTGCGCAGATCATCGACGTCAACATGGACGAGGGGCTTCTGGATTCGGAAGCCGCGATGGTGACCTTCCTCAACCTCGTCGCCGCCGAGCCCGACATCGCCCGCGTCCCCGTGATGGTCGATTCCTCGAAATTTTCGGTGATCGAAGCCGGCCTGAAATGCGTACAGGGCAAGCCGGTCGTCAATTCGATCTCGATGAAGGAGGGCGAGGAGAAGTTCATCTTTGAGGCCAAGATCGCCCGCCGCCATGGTGCGGCCGTGGTGGTGATGGCGTTCGACGAGGTCGGCCAGGCCGATACGTTTGCGCGCAAGACCGAGATTTGCAAGCGCGCCTACGACATCCTGGTGAACAAGGTCGGCTTCCCGCCCGAGGACATCATCTTCGATCCCAACATCTTCGCGATCGCGACCGGCATCGAGGAGCACAATAATTACGGCGTCGACTTCATCGAGGCGACGCGCTGGATCCGGCAGAACCTGCCGGGCGCGCACATCTCGGGCGGCGTCTCCAACCTCTCGTTCTCGTTCCGCGGCAACGAGCCGGTGCGCGAGGCCATGCACTCGGTGTTCCTGTATCACGCCATCAAGGCCGGCATGGACATGGGCATCGTCAATGCCGGCCAGATGATCGTCTATGACGACATCGATGCCGAGCTGCGTCAGGTGTGCGAGGACGTCGTCCTCAATCGCGATCCGGGCGCGTCCGAGCGTCTGCTGGCGCTGGCGGAGAAATTCCGCGGCAACAAGACCCAGACCAAGGAAGCCGATCTGGCCTGGCGCGAATGGCCGGTGGAGAAGCGACTGTCGCATTCCCTGGTCCACGGCATCACCGAATTCATCGAGCAGGACACCGAGGAAGCCCGCAAGAATTCGTCACGCCCGCTCGACGTCATCGAGGGTCCGCTGATGGCCGGCATGAACGTGGTCGGCGATCTCTTCGGCGACGGCAAGATGTTCCTGCCGCAGGTGGTGAAATCCGCCCGCGTGATGAAGCAGGCGGTGGCCTGGCTGATGCCGTTCATGGAAGAGGAGAAGGCGCGCAACCTTGCGAACGGCATCGGCACGGAAGGCTCCTCCTCCGCCGGCAAGATCGTGCTCGCGACCGTCAAGGGCGACGTCCACGACATCGGCAAGAACATCGTCGGCATCGTGCTCCAGTGCAACAATTTCGAGGTCATCGACCTCGGCGTGATGGTGCCCGCCGCCAAGATCGTCGAGACCGTGAAGGCGGAGAAGGCCGACATCGTCGGGCTCTCCGGCCTGATCACACCCTCGCTCGACGAGATGGCGTTCTTCGCCGGTGAATTGCAGCGCGAGGGCCTCAAGCTGCCGCTGCTGATCGGCGGCGCCACCACGAGCCGCGTGCATACGGCGGTCAAGATCGACCCGAGCTATCGCGCCGGTCCCGTCGTCCACGTCAACGACGCCAGCCGCGCCGTCGGCGTCGCCTCCTCGCTGCTGTCGCCGGAGAAGCGCGAGGCCTATGCCGCCGAGGTGCGCGCCGAATACGCAAAAATCTCGGACGCGCATCTGCGCGCGCAGGCCGACAAGAAGCGGCTGAAGCTGGGCGCCGCCCGCGCCAACCGCGTGCCGGTCGATTTCACCGCGAACAAGCCGGTCAAGCCGACCTTCCTTGGCATCAGGAGTTTTGACGATTACGATCTCGCCGAGCTCGTCGACTGCATCGACTGGACGCCGTTCTTCCAGACCTGGGAGCTCGCCGGCCGCTTCCCCGCGATTCTCGACGATGCCAAGGTCGGCGAGGTCGCGCGCTCGCTCTATGACGACGCACGCAAGATGCTCGACACCATCGTGAGGGAAAAGTGGTTCCGGGCGCGTGCCACGATCGGCTTCTGGCCGGCGAACGCCGAAGGCGACGACATCGCGCTCTATGCCGACGAGAGCCGCACGAAGAAGATCGCGACGCTGCACACGCTGCGCCAGCAACTCGAGAAGCGCGAGGGCCGCTTCAACGCCGCGCTCGCCGACTTCGTCGCGCCCGCGGGCGTGCCCGACTATGTCGGCGGCTTCGTCGTCACCGCCGGCATCGGCGAGGATGCGGTGGCCGATCGCTTCAAGATGGCCAACGACGATTACTCCTCGATCCTGTGCAAGGCGTTGGCCGACCGGCTCGCCGAAGCCTTTGCCGAGCGCATGCATGCCCGCGTGCGCCGCGAGTTCTGGGCCTATGCGCCGGACGAGGCGCTGTCTACCGAAGACCTGATCCTGGAGAAGTATCAGGGCATCCGCCCGGCGCCGGGCTATCCCGCGCAGCCCGATCACACCGAGAAGGCGACGCTGTTCGAACTGCTCGACGCGGAAGCGACCTGCGGCGTGAAGCTGACCGAGAGCTTTGCGATGTGGCCGGGCTCCAGCGTGTCCGGGCTCTATTTCGCAAACCCTGCGAGCTATTATTTCGGCGTCGGCAAGATCGAGCGCGACCAGGTCGAGGACTATGCCGCGCGCAAGGGCATGAGCGTCGCGGAGACCGAGCGCTGGCTCGCGCCGGTGTTGAACTACATCCCGTCGCAACAGACCGACAACACCTTTGCGGCAACGGCGGCGAACGACGAGACGTCAAAGGACCTTGCCTCTCACCCGCCGGGCTGCACCTGCGCGGTGCACCTGGTCTGGCAGAAGAAGCGCGCAGGGGCGGGATAG